The Methanosarcinales archaeon genomic interval GCAATAATATCCTCAATACTGTTAATCCTCATAGCGTATCTGTTTATTCGAGTTATTACATTCATTCTGGTATTTATCTCAGAACGTGCTGGTCAATATAGAATAACTGTTAAAATGGTTCTTCCATTATTGAAATTCTCAATATATGGAATTACAATTTATTATATATTAGTAAATATTCTAAAATGGGAATCCAGCCAACTTATTCTTTTCGGCGGTCTTTTTGGTGCCGGAATTGGCTTTGGTCTAAAAGATCTGTTTGCTGACATAATCGGTGGAATAGTAATTTCACTTGAAAAACCTTACCAGGTTGGAGATAAGATCAAAATAGAGGAGTATTACGGTGAAGTAAGTGACATAGGAATACGGGCAACAAAACTTGTCACACCTGACGATAATCTCGTATCTGCTCCCAATTATCTGATTTTTACCCAGGCAGTGGCAAGCGCGAATGCCGGGGCGTCAGAGATGATGGTGGTTATTGACCTGTTCATAGATCCATGTTCAGACGCAGTTTTGGCTATGAAGATTTTAAAAGAATCAGTAGTGACCTCACAATATGTTTATATTTCTAAGAAGCGTCCTTTCACAGTTCTTTTAAAAGATTACCCTTTTTA includes:
- a CDS encoding mechanosensitive ion channel; this translates as MADNMVSLPIIDTGAIISSILLILIAYLFIRVITFILVFISERAGQYRITVKMVLPLLKFSIYGITIYYILVNILKWESSQLILFGGLFGAGIGFGLKDLFADIIGGIVISLEKPYQVGDKIKIEEYYGEVSDIGIRATKLVTPDDNLVSAPNYLIFTQAVASANAGASEMMVVIDLFIDPCSDAVLAMKILKESVVTSQYVYISKKRPFTVLLKDYPFYRRLRAKSYVNDLRYEFEFESEVTRRAWIEFSKNGIKAPNVNILEAGTISQAK